A window of the Gemmatimonadaceae bacterium genome harbors these coding sequences:
- a CDS encoding TonB-dependent receptor plug domain-containing protein → MAILPGVAAAQGLRITGRVQGSAGEPTPGAAVALEGMGIGATVGPDGRYTIIVPDARVSGQTVTITARAIGFTALTRRIVLTGSEMTQDFALVSAPLRLSEIVVTGSGTQTTREKLGNVVNTVSGAAIAQSASTNLVSALSGKAPNVEVHTQSGEPGASASIRIRGYTTILGTSQPLFIVDGTPIDNSTSPTTSSAGGTVTSNRAADINDDDIASIQILKGSAAAAIYGARAANGVVLITTKSGQAGPTRYSLKSEMNTDQVIKFQALQHQFGQGVNGKAAVCGGLGCNMTSVSYGAPITGAWYDHSKDMLHDGHTYDNDLQISGGDQRTTFFLSAGQTDQNGVVIGPNNYYNRSSVRLKATHALNSNLHIGGNADYVDSRGAYVQRGSNVSGLLLGGYRTPADFNNFPYLDPTFHLQRSYRYPEPTGTSQTVGRGYDNPLFVAYNNGAESELGRFIGNTNVDWAPNTWFALKENFGIDSYSDYRLEALPQSSSGSPTGQVTRNDEFYLGLDNNLLVTLTKHMSGSDEAQLVVGQELNSRRDRFNSNTGLNLVAPQPFSLQNTTSSSPSENRSLRHIEGYFAQGSLDLFNQLYLTAGVRNDGYSTFGASNRTA, encoded by the coding sequence ATGGCGATTCTGCCCGGCGTTGCAGCGGCACAAGGACTGAGAATCACGGGCCGCGTTCAGGGCTCGGCCGGGGAACCGACCCCGGGCGCCGCCGTGGCCCTCGAGGGCATGGGCATCGGCGCCACCGTCGGCCCCGACGGCCGCTACACCATCATCGTCCCCGACGCCCGCGTGAGCGGACAGACGGTGACGATCACCGCCCGCGCCATCGGGTTCACGGCGCTGACGCGCCGCATCGTGCTCACCGGTTCCGAGATGACGCAGGACTTCGCGCTCGTCTCCGCGCCGTTGCGGCTCTCGGAGATCGTCGTCACCGGTTCTGGCACCCAGACGACGCGTGAGAAGCTGGGCAACGTCGTCAACACGGTGAGCGGCGCGGCCATCGCGCAGTCCGCTTCCACCAACCTGGTGAGCGCGCTCTCCGGAAAGGCGCCGAACGTCGAGGTGCACACGCAGAGCGGCGAGCCGGGCGCATCGGCGTCGATCCGCATCCGCGGCTACACCACGATCCTCGGCACCAGCCAGCCGTTGTTCATCGTGGACGGCACGCCGATCGACAACTCGACCAGCCCGACCACGTCCTCCGCCGGCGGCACGGTGACCTCCAACCGCGCGGCCGACATCAACGACGACGACATCGCGTCCATCCAGATCCTCAAGGGATCGGCCGCGGCGGCCATCTACGGCGCCCGCGCCGCGAACGGCGTGGTGCTGATCACGACCAAGTCGGGCCAGGCCGGCCCCACGCGGTACTCGCTCAAGTCGGAGATGAACACCGACCAGGTGATCAAGTTCCAGGCCCTGCAGCATCAGTTCGGCCAGGGCGTGAACGGCAAGGCCGCGGTGTGCGGCGGCCTGGGCTGCAACATGACCTCCGTGAGCTACGGGGCCCCGATCACCGGCGCCTGGTACGATCACTCCAAAGACATGCTGCACGACGGCCACACGTACGACAACGACCTGCAGATCTCGGGCGGCGACCAGCGGACGACCTTCTTCCTGTCCGCCGGCCAGACCGACCAGAACGGCGTCGTCATCGGCCCCAACAACTACTACAATCGCAGCTCGGTGCGCCTCAAGGCGACCCACGCGCTGAACAGCAACCTGCACATCGGCGGCAACGCCGATTACGTGGACAGCCGCGGCGCCTACGTCCAGCGCGGCTCGAACGTGTCGGGCCTGCTGCTCGGCGGCTACCGCACGCCGGCCGACTTCAACAACTTCCCGTACCTCGATCCCACGTTCCATCTGCAGCGGTCGTACCGCTATCCCGAGCCCACGGGCACCTCGCAGACCGTCGGGCGCGGATACGACAACCCGCTGTTCGTGGCGTACAACAACGGCGCCGAGAGCGAGCTGGGCCGCTTCATCGGCAACACCAACGTAGACTGGGCGCCCAATACCTGGTTTGCCCTCAAGGAGAACTTCGGCATCGACTCGTACAGCGACTATCGCCTCGAAGCGCTGCCGCAGAGTTCCTCCGGATCGCCCACCGGTCAGGTGACCCGCAACGACGAGTTCTATCTCGGCCTCGACAACAACCTGCTCGTCACGCTCACCAAGCACATGAGCGGCAGCGATGAGGCGCAACTCGTGGTCGGGCAGGAATTGAACTCGCGGCGCGACCGGTTCAACAGCAACACCGGCCTCAACCTCGTGGCCCCGCAGCCCTTCTCGCTGCAGAACACCACGTCGTCGTCGCCCTCGGAAAACCGCAGCCTGCGCCATATCGAGGGCTACTTCGCGCAGGGCTCGCTGGACCTGTTCAACCAGCTCTACCTCACAGCCGGCGTCCGCAACGACGGCTACTCGACGTTCGGCGCGTCCAACCGCACCGCC
- a CDS encoding lasso peptide biosynthesis B2 protein — protein MTTRDVWQGARAAFETPAWIRPERLAGLLTLPADAPAVARAEPASALGAARRALRVLSWLPGGRWRTSCLYESVAECVVLRRSGIPAAVCIGVKRDAGGSPAIAAHAWVARGEADTRFHGFATLAVLDALRAQR, from the coding sequence ATGACGACCCGGGATGTCTGGCAGGGAGCCCGCGCGGCATTCGAAACGCCGGCCTGGATCCGGCCCGAGCGGTTGGCGGGGCTGCTCACGCTGCCTGCCGATGCGCCGGCGGTGGCGCGGGCCGAGCCCGCGTCGGCGCTCGGGGCGGCGCGGCGCGCGCTGCGCGTGCTGTCGTGGCTGCCCGGGGGGCGCTGGCGCACGAGCTGCCTGTACGAGAGCGTGGCCGAGTGCGTGGTGCTCCGCCGCTCGGGAATCCCGGCGGCGGTGTGCATCGGGGTGAAGCGGGACGCCGGCGGATCGCCCGCGATCGCGGCGCACGCGTGGGTGGCGCGGGGCGAAGCCGACACGCGGTTCCACGGCTTCGCGACGCTGGCCGTGCTCGACGCGCTGCGCGCGCAGCGGTGA